One part of the uncultured Bacteroides sp. genome encodes these proteins:
- a CDS encoding RagB/SusD family nutrient uptake outer membrane protein, whose translation MKLNKYILSLMLATSAFSFTGCSDFLDRSPLGQFTEDDTPEGGSAIDGQVFSIYTLMRSYNITAGIPAFMIHYVRSEDSEKGSSVGDGADQAAFWDDFEYTTNNGTVKAYWSQNYTIIYQSNSVIYSVDNLNSKDDASQRNKGEALFFRAYCYFNLVRAFGEVPLVTAKIRDAAEANVPKTTAEKIYEQIDKDLDEAEKLLPKQWSSEYIGRLTWGAARALHARTYMMRNSWSNMYSVAKDVMNSGLYNLNTPYDKIFTDEGENCSESVFELQCASTAALPASTSIGSQFCQVQGVRGSGQSNLGWGWHMATKELGEAYEPGDPRKDATLLYFRKSADEPITPENTNKPYGESPVSSGMGAYYNKKAYTNPAKRKEFTNSGFWVNIRLIRYADVVLMVAEAANEMGNAKEASDDLEMIRARARGNDNTILPKVTTTDQALLRDAIRHERRIELALEFDRFYDLVRWGIAKDVLHNVGKVKYQDKHRYLPLPQDEIDKSNGILVQNPDYK comes from the coding sequence ATGAAACTTAATAAATATATATTATCGTTGATGTTGGCTACTTCTGCTTTTAGCTTTACAGGTTGTAGCGATTTTCTTGACCGAAGTCCTCTTGGACAGTTCACAGAGGATGATACTCCCGAAGGTGGTTCTGCGATTGATGGACAGGTCTTTAGTATCTATACATTAATGCGTAGTTATAATATTACTGCTGGTATTCCTGCGTTTATGATACACTACGTTCGTTCAGAAGATTCAGAAAAAGGAAGCTCCGTAGGCGATGGGGCAGATCAGGCTGCCTTTTGGGATGACTTTGAATATACAACGAATAATGGAACCGTAAAAGCTTATTGGTCACAAAATTACACGATTATATATCAGTCCAACTCTGTAATTTATTCTGTAGATAATTTAAATTCGAAGGATGATGCATCTCAAAGAAACAAAGGTGAAGCACTCTTTTTCCGTGCTTATTGCTATTTCAATCTGGTAAGAGCTTTTGGAGAAGTACCTTTAGTTACAGCTAAAATCAGAGATGCAGCTGAAGCAAATGTTCCTAAAACAACTGCTGAAAAGATTTATGAGCAGATAGATAAAGACTTGGACGAAGCTGAAAAGTTACTTCCAAAGCAATGGAGCTCAGAATATATTGGTCGTTTGACCTGGGGAGCTGCCCGCGCACTTCATGCACGTACTTACATGATGAGAAATAGTTGGAGTAACATGTATTCTGTTGCTAAAGATGTAATGAACTCGGGTTTGTATAATTTGAATACCCCGTACGACAAGATATTTACTGATGAAGGCGAAAACTGCAGTGAGTCTGTTTTTGAATTACAATGTGCTTCTACAGCTGCATTACCTGCTAGTACTTCAATTGGGAGCCAGTTCTGTCAGGTACAGGGTGTACGCGGTTCAGGACAGTCGAATTTAGGCTGGGGATGGCACATGGCAACAAAAGAACTGGGCGAAGCTTATGAACCAGGAGATCCTCGTAAAGACGCAACTTTACTTTATTTCAGAAAAAGTGCAGATGAACCTATAACTCCCGAAAATACTAATAAACCTTATGGAGAATCTCCTGTTTCATCAGGAATGGGAGCATACTATAATAAAAAGGCCTATACAAACCCAGCTAAGCGCAAGGAATTTACTAATAGTGGATTTTGGGTAAATATCCGACTGATCAGATATGCTGATGTTGTCTTGATGGTTGCTGAGGCTGCAAATGAAATGGGCAATGCAAAAGAAGCGTCAGACGATTTAGAAATGATCAGAGCTCGTGCTCGTGGTAATGATAATACAATTCTGCCAAAAGTTACAACAACAGATCAGGCTCTTTTAAGAGATGCTATCCGTCATGAGCGCCGTATTGAATTAGCACTTGAATTCGATCGTTTTTATGATTTGGTTCGCTGGGGTATTGCAAAAGATGTTCTACATAATGTTGGTAAGGTGAAATATCAGGATAAACACCGTTATCTGCCACTTCCACAAGATGAAATTGATAAATCCAATGGAATCTTGGTTCAGAATCCTGATTACAAATAA
- a CDS encoding TonB-dependent receptor, which produces MKKQSLKTISMKNMSWLRTLLVLIGIMGISISSVFAQNKTLTGKVTNEQNEPLIGVAIRVIGSSGGSTTDIDGIYSISAAPNAILQFSYIGMKTLLIKVEGRSTINVLMKDDATMLSETVVIGYGTAKKRDLTGSITNIKGDEIANKPATNPLASLQGKVAGVQVINTGRAGADPEIRVRGTNSINGFTPLYIVDGLFNDNINFLNPADIESMEILKDPSSLAIFGVRGANGVIIVTTKKAKEGQTLVNINTSFGWKKVVDKIHMANAAEFKELYNEQLVNQGASKFDFTNWTADTDWQDEIFQTGFVTNNNISITGASEKNRFYLGIGYSGEQGNIKHEKYSKITLNASNEYSVNKNLKFGFQFNGARILPTDAKEVLNAIRSTPVASVYNDEYKLFAALPDFQKAQITNPMVDVEERANTARATNYRTAGNIYGEWKFLNDFTFRTTFSMDYASNSYRKYTPIIKVYDPDAEGDINILGTKKTAIEQNKSDETKVQSDYLLTYVNSFNKHNITATAGFTTYYNSYSLLTAGRDQGVGLVIADDPDKWYVSIGDAGASTNGSTQWERTTVSALARVLYNYDGKYLLNASFRRDGSSAFSYTGNQWQNFYSVGGGWLMSEEKFMANQNFFDMLKLKGSWGTLGNQAMKSAYPAEPLLVNSSSAVFGNNIIPGYQLEYLPNVNLHWEKVKAWEAGLEANMLKNRLHFEGVYYKKNTKDLLATVPGLSGTVPGIGNLGEIENKGFELAASWNDRRGDWGYSIGGNLTTIKNKVLSLVQNGYSIIDGAKSMSYTQAGYPIGYFYGYKVEGVYQSAADISNSPVNKLATVTPGDLKFVDINGDNFITPADRAIIGNPTPDFTYGINLGVSYKNFELSIDMMGQQGNEIFRTWDNYNWSQFNFMAQRINRWHGEGTSNSQPLLNIKHTINNQNSDYYIEDGSFFRIRNIQLAYNFDKEFLNKLRIKALKIYTNVQNLKTWKHNTGYTPELGGSATAFGVDDGSYPMPAVYTFGLNLTF; this is translated from the coding sequence ATGAAAAAACAATCTTTAAAAACAATTTCTATGAAGAACATGTCTTGGCTAAGAACCTTATTGGTTCTGATAGGTATCATGGGCATTTCTATATCTTCAGTGTTTGCTCAGAATAAAACTTTAACGGGTAAAGTTACTAACGAACAAAACGAGCCTTTAATTGGAGTTGCAATCCGGGTTATTGGTTCTTCAGGAGGATCAACAACAGATATTGATGGAATTTATTCTATTTCAGCTGCTCCCAATGCCATTTTACAGTTTTCTTATATCGGAATGAAAACCTTGTTGATTAAGGTTGAAGGACGGAGTACTATCAATGTGTTAATGAAGGACGATGCAACAATGTTGTCAGAAACCGTAGTGATAGGTTATGGTACAGCAAAAAAACGAGATTTGACTGGTTCGATCACTAATATTAAAGGAGATGAAATTGCTAATAAACCAGCTACTAACCCTTTAGCATCATTACAAGGTAAAGTTGCTGGTGTACAGGTGATTAATACCGGACGTGCCGGTGCTGATCCGGAAATCCGTGTTCGTGGTACAAATTCTATTAATGGTTTCACTCCGCTGTATATTGTAGATGGATTGTTTAATGACAATATTAATTTTCTGAATCCAGCGGATATTGAATCAATGGAAATTCTGAAAGATCCTTCTTCTTTAGCAATTTTTGGTGTGCGTGGTGCTAATGGTGTAATAATTGTAACTACAAAAAAAGCTAAAGAAGGTCAGACTTTAGTGAATATAAACACTTCTTTTGGTTGGAAAAAAGTAGTAGACAAAATTCATATGGCAAATGCTGCCGAATTTAAAGAACTTTATAATGAACAATTGGTAAACCAGGGAGCTAGTAAATTTGACTTTACAAACTGGACTGCTGATACAGACTGGCAGGATGAAATTTTTCAGACAGGTTTTGTGACCAATAATAATATCAGTATTACTGGTGCTTCTGAAAAGAACAGATTTTATTTAGGTATAGGATATTCTGGTGAGCAGGGTAATATAAAACATGAAAAATATAGTAAGATAACTTTGAATGCAAGCAATGAGTATAGCGTAAATAAAAATCTGAAATTTGGTTTTCAATTCAATGGTGCACGTATATTACCTACTGATGCAAAAGAAGTATTGAATGCAATTCGTTCTACTCCGGTAGCTTCGGTTTACAATGATGAATATAAATTATTTGCTGCACTTCCGGATTTTCAGAAAGCACAGATAACCAACCCAATGGTAGATGTTGAAGAACGTGCTAATACTGCACGTGCAACCAATTATCGTACTGCAGGCAATATTTATGGTGAGTGGAAATTCTTAAATGATTTTACTTTCCGTACTACTTTTTCAATGGATTATGCTTCAAATAGTTATCGTAAATACACACCTATTATAAAAGTGTACGACCCAGATGCTGAGGGAGATATTAATATATTAGGCACAAAGAAAACTGCTATAGAACAAAATAAAAGCGATGAAACAAAAGTGCAGAGTGATTATTTATTGACTTATGTGAATTCATTTAACAAACACAATATTACTGCAACAGCAGGTTTTACAACTTATTACAATTCTTATAGTTTGCTTACTGCCGGACGTGATCAGGGTGTTGGATTAGTGATTGCAGATGATCCGGATAAATGGTACGTAAGTATTGGCGATGCCGGAGCTTCAACCAATGGTAGCACACAATGGGAACGTACAACTGTTTCTGCATTAGCACGTGTACTTTATAACTATGATGGAAAGTATTTGTTAAATGCTTCTTTCCGTCGTGACGGTTCCTCTGCTTTCTCTTACACAGGTAATCAGTGGCAAAATTTCTACTCAGTAGGTGGAGGCTGGTTGATGTCTGAAGAAAAATTTATGGCTAATCAAAACTTCTTTGATATGTTGAAGTTGAAAGGTTCCTGGGGTACTCTTGGTAATCAGGCAATGAAATCGGCTTATCCGGCTGAACCATTATTGGTTAATTCATCTTCTGCTGTATTTGGAAATAATATTATCCCGGGTTATCAATTAGAATATTTGCCAAATGTAAACTTACATTGGGAAAAAGTAAAAGCGTGGGAAGCTGGTTTGGAAGCAAATATGCTGAAAAATCGTCTTCATTTTGAAGGGGTGTATTATAAAAAGAATACAAAGGATTTGCTTGCTACTGTTCCCGGACTATCTGGTACTGTACCTGGAATTGGCAACTTAGGTGAAATTGAAAATAAAGGCTTTGAATTGGCAGCATCATGGAATGACCGCAGAGGTGATTGGGGATATAGCATTGGAGGTAATTTAACCACGATAAAGAATAAGGTTTTAAGTTTGGTTCAAAATGGATATTCTATTATTGATGGAGCTAAAAGCATGAGTTATACACAAGCGGGTTACCCTATCGGTTATTTTTATGGTTATAAAGTAGAAGGAGTTTATCAGTCTGCTGCTGATATTTCGAATTCTCCGGTTAATAAACTTGCAACAGTTACTCCTGGTGATCTGAAATTTGTCGATATAAACGGAGATAATTTTATAACTCCGGCTGACCGTGCTATTATAGGTAATCCAACTCCAGACTTTACTTATGGTATTAATTTAGGAGTGTCTTATAAGAACTTTGAATTAAGTATTGATATGATGGGACAACAGGGAAATGAAATTTTCCGCACATGGGATAATTATAACTGGTCACAGTTTAATTTCATGGCACAACGAATAAATCGTTGGCATGGTGAAGGGACTTCAAATTCTCAACCTTTGTTGAATATCAAACACACAATCAATAATCAGAATTCAGATTATTACATTGAAGATGGCAGTTTCTTCCGCATCCGTAATATTCAGTTAGCTTATAATTTTGATAAAGAATTTCTGAATAAACTACGTATAAAAGCATTAAAGATTTATACAAATGTTCAGAATCTGAAAACTTGGAAGCATAATACAGGATATACACCTGAACTGGGTGGTTCTGCAACAGCTTTTGGTGTTGACGACGGATCATATCCTATGCCGGCAGTTTATACATTTGGTCTCAACTTAACTTTCTAA
- the bglX gene encoding beta-glucosidase BglX, which produces MNNWYYKKYIISLILLISTCTFAQRSPGDMDRFIDALMKKMTIEEKIGQLNLPVTGDITTGQAKSSDVAEKIRQGKVGGLFNLKGVGKIKEVQKLAVEESRLKIPLIFGMDVIHGYETIFPIPLGLSCTWNMEAIEKAARIAAIEASADGISWTFGPMLDICRDPRWGRASEGCGEDPFLGSEIAKAMISGYQGKGLKSNNEIMACIKHFALYGASEAGRDYNTVDMSRIRMMNEYMPPYKAAVEAGAGSIMASFNEIDGVPATANKWLLTDLLRNQWGFNGFVVTDFTGIAEMVYHGIGDLKTVSARAINAGVDMDMVSAGFTETLRKSIDEGIITINTLDKACRRILEAKYKLGLFDNPYKYCDLKRPLKDIYTKEHRAEARKIASESFVLLKNENNLLPLKKQGNIAVVGPLAEAGENMVGTWSVAAVLDRSPSLVKGLRETLGDQAKVVYAKGSNLVSDTAYEKRATMFGRSLHRDNRTDKEMLEEALKVSANADVIVAALGESSEMSGESSCRTNLELPDVQRTLLTELLKTGKPIVLVLFSGRPVVLTWEQKNVPAILNVWFGGSESAYAIGDVLFGDANPSGKLTMTFPQNVGQIPLYYNHKNTGRPLGEGRWFEKFRSNYLDVSNDPLYPFGYGLSYTTFNYSNITMSSKDLDMNEELTATVTVTNTGTRDGSEVVQLYIRDLVGSVTRPVKELKGFQKIFLKAGESKEVTFKITPELLKFYDYDLNYVCEPGDFNLMIGGNSRDVKNASFTLKM; this is translated from the coding sequence ATGAATAATTGGTATTATAAAAAATATATTATTTCCCTCATTCTGTTGATTTCTACATGTACGTTTGCACAACGATCTCCCGGAGATATGGACCGTTTTATAGATGCTTTGATGAAGAAAATGACTATCGAAGAGAAAATAGGACAGCTCAATTTACCTGTGACCGGGGATATAACTACCGGACAGGCAAAAAGCAGCGATGTGGCAGAAAAAATTCGTCAGGGAAAAGTTGGAGGATTATTTAATCTGAAGGGAGTTGGTAAAATTAAAGAGGTTCAGAAACTGGCTGTGGAAGAGAGTCGATTAAAAATTCCTTTAATATTTGGAATGGATGTTATTCACGGATACGAAACAATATTTCCTATACCTTTAGGTCTGTCATGTACTTGGAATATGGAAGCAATAGAAAAGGCTGCCCGTATTGCTGCTATCGAAGCTAGTGCTGACGGAATTAGCTGGACGTTTGGACCTATGCTGGATATTTGCAGAGATCCTCGTTGGGGACGTGCTTCTGAAGGCTGTGGAGAAGATCCGTTTTTGGGATCTGAAATTGCAAAAGCTATGATTAGTGGATATCAGGGCAAAGGGCTGAAATCCAATAATGAAATTATGGCTTGTATAAAGCATTTTGCACTTTATGGAGCTAGCGAAGCTGGACGTGATTATAATACTGTTGATATGAGTCGTATTCGTATGATGAATGAATATATGCCTCCTTACAAAGCAGCGGTTGAAGCAGGAGCAGGAAGTATTATGGCTTCTTTCAATGAAATAGATGGTGTTCCGGCTACTGCAAATAAATGGTTATTGACAGATTTACTCCGTAATCAATGGGGCTTTAATGGTTTTGTTGTTACTGATTTTACAGGAATTGCAGAAATGGTATATCACGGTATAGGTGATTTGAAAACAGTATCGGCACGTGCAATTAATGCAGGTGTTGACATGGATATGGTTAGTGCTGGTTTTACAGAAACTTTAAGGAAATCTATAGATGAGGGAATTATTACAATAAACACGCTGGATAAAGCCTGTCGTCGTATTCTGGAAGCAAAGTATAAACTTGGTTTATTTGATAATCCATATAAATACTGTGATCTGAAACGGCCGTTAAAAGATATTTATACAAAGGAACATCGCGCAGAAGCCCGAAAGATTGCTTCAGAAAGCTTTGTCTTATTGAAAAACGAAAATAATCTACTTCCTCTGAAGAAACAAGGAAACATAGCTGTTGTTGGCCCATTGGCCGAAGCTGGTGAAAATATGGTAGGAACATGGAGTGTAGCTGCAGTGCTTGATAGGAGCCCTTCACTTGTTAAAGGACTTAGAGAAACATTGGGTGACCAAGCAAAGGTTGTTTATGCAAAAGGTAGTAATCTGGTTAGTGATACTGCTTATGAGAAACGTGCAACAATGTTCGGTCGCAGTTTGCATCGTGACAACCGAACTGATAAGGAAATGTTGGAGGAAGCTCTGAAAGTATCGGCCAACGCAGACGTTATTGTTGCAGCCTTAGGTGAATCATCTGAAATGAGTGGTGAAAGCAGTTGCCGCACTAATTTGGAATTGCCTGATGTGCAGCGTACTTTATTAACGGAATTGCTGAAAACCGGGAAACCCATTGTTTTGGTTCTGTTTAGCGGACGTCCTGTTGTGCTTACCTGGGAACAAAAGAATGTACCTGCCATCCTGAATGTTTGGTTTGGCGGTAGCGAATCTGCTTATGCGATTGGAGATGTTTTGTTTGGAGATGCTAATCCAAGTGGAAAACTAACAATGACTTTCCCTCAAAATGTAGGTCAGATTCCTTTATATTATAATCACAAGAATACAGGCCGTCCTTTAGGAGAAGGTCGTTGGTTTGAAAAGTTCCGTAGTAATTATCTTGATGTAAGTAATGATCCTCTTTATCCTTTTGGATATGGATTGAGTTACACGACTTTCAATTACAGCAATATAACCATGAGTAGCAAAGATCTCGACATGAATGAGGAACTTACTGCAACGGTTACGGTTACAAATACTGGTACAAGAGATGGATCAGAAGTAGTTCAGCTTTATATCCGTGATCTGGTGGGAAGTGTTACCCGTCCGGTTAAAGAACTAAAAGGATTCCAGAAAATATTCCTGAAAGCGGGCGAATCAAAAGAAGTGACGTTCAAAATAACTCCTGAGCTATTAAAATTCTATGATTACGACCTCAACTATGTTTGCGAACCTGGTGATTTTAATCTTATGATCGGGGGGAACAGTCGCGATGTTAAAAACGCAAGTTTCACTTTGAAAATGTAA